From the genome of Victivallis lenta:
GCCGCAGCAGCAAAATAGCAACCCCGGAACAGAGGATTTTCCAACAAGTCCGTTCACATGCTCGCCAAAACGACGCCCGGCGCCAGCCGGTCCGGGAGCAGAGCCAAAGCGCCCGGCTGCCGGAGGCAGAGGCGAAACAGCCTGACCACCCAATCAGAGGACCCGGCCGCTTCGCTCCCCTATTTCGCTCCCTGCCGGCGCAGCTCCTTGTTGTAGAGCTTCGTCGCGGCGGACTCGACCGCGCGCCAGAAGCCCGCGTCCTCGCGCAGCGTATCGCGCAGCGTTTTCCCGGAATAGATCTTCATGAAGCGGAACCGGTCGTTCCGCGTAAGTCCGATATCCATGGCGGAGAAGCAGATGCCGGCCGTGTCCTTCACCCGGTAGCGGTACGGCACCCGCTTCCGGATCTCCGCCCGGTGCAGGTCGATCACGTACAGGCGCGGCAGCTCGTCCGCGCACGTCGCATTGTCCAGCAGGAAATGGCACAAATAACAGTCGCGGTGGTTCAGCCCCGCATCGTGCATCCCCTTGACCATCATGGCGAGCCGCCGGTTCAGCGCATGGCGCAGCCGCGGCGCGGGCCGGTTCTCCGGCCAGTTGCGGCAGAAGTCCTCCAGACTCGTCATATCCTTCAGCTCGGCCGTAATCAGAAACGACTCGATCCGGGCCGGATTCCTCCCCCGGCACCCGTAGGCGCGCGAAGTCATCGTATCCACGCCGACCCTGTGCAGCAGCGCAAGCGCGTTGTACTCGTTCTGCGCCCCGAGCACCGGACGCTTGCCCATCAGCCAGTTCTTAATGATTTCACGCCAGCCGACACCGTGATGAATCTTCGCAAAATATCCGTTCCCGCCAAACTCGAAACGGAACGTCCGGCGGCTCTTGACCTTGCGGAACACCTCGCCCTCGAGCTCGGAAACCGCCTCGAACGGATCACGCCCCTTCCACGCCGCCGCAAACTCCGGCGCCAGATCGATATGGTCAGCCATTTGCCGCCTCCTCCAGACAGTCGACGGCCGCATCGGCCCGCCGGTAAAAATCAGCCGACGCCCCGTAAGCCTCCGCCGCGCTCCGCATCGTCTCCAGACGCCCGGGAGAGGTCAGGATCTCCTCGAGCAGCCGCTCGAACGCACCTTCGTCAAACGGTTCCGGCAGAACCGCGCCGCCCGACTCCGTCACATAATTCGCAAATCCGCAGTTTTCCGTGCAGAGCACCGGCGTCCCGGCCGCCAGCGCTTCGACCAGCACCGTGCCGGTCGCCTCGTTCCGGGCCGGATGCACGACCAGATCGGCCGCCAGCAGCAGCTCGGCCACATCGTCGCGGCCGCCGCCGAAAGTCACGCGGCCCGTCAACTTCAGATCGGCCGCCAGCGCCGCGAACCGGCCGCTCGACTCGCGCCCGGCAATGAAGAGTTTCGTCTTTTCCGCCGCGGCCCCGCGCAGGGAAGCGAGCGCCCGGAGCGTCCGGTCCACTCCCTTCGTGCGGAAGCCGGAACCGACTTCGAGCAGCAGCGTCTCATCCGGCATGACGCCGAGCTCCGCGCGCTTGCGTTCGCGGACCTCGCCGGCGTTTCCGGGGCGGCGGCGGTCGGCCGGAATCCCGGGAGGCAGCAGCGTAAAACGTTCATCCGGAGTTCCGTACACCTCCATAAAATCCCGCTTCTGGTTCGGCGTCAGATACAGAATGCGCGTTTTTGACTCCGGCAGAAAAACCGCCCGCTCATAGGCGAGAAACGTTCGATAACGCGGCAGCAGCGCCAGCACCAGCACAGGGTGGCGCGCGGCGCTTTTCGCAAAGCAGTTGTCCGCCGCGAAATAGAAGTCGAGCCCCGGCATGCGGTTGAACCCGAAAATCAGGTCGAATTTCTCCGCCGCCGCAAACCGCCGGACGGCCGCGGCAAACGAGCGCGCGCGGGCGTGATTCGAAAATCCCCGGCCGCGCAGCAGTTTGAGCGTCACGCCGGGGGGAGGCGCGTCGGGGCTCTCCCACCTCATCGTGCAGACGGTGACCGCATGACCGCGCTTCACGGCCGTCTCGGCGATGCGCAGCATATCGCGCTGAAGCCCGCCGTGCGGAAAATAACGGAAGATCGGGAACAGCAGCTTCATGGCACGATTCGATCCAGCTCGTCGTCGGCGAGGATCTCCCGGCAGTGCAGCGATTCGAGCTCGCGCTCAATCCGCTGACGCGCCGCCGGCTTCGAAGTCTTGCGATCGTTCGGGGACGGATTCAGGATCATGGTCGCATGATTCAGGTGCCGGACGAATTTCATGAGCTCCGGCGACTCGATGAAGCGCATGTCGTACCCGGCCTTCACCAGGGCGAGGTGCAGGGACTTGCCTGCCGTGTCGCCGTCGAAGAACCCCAGCCCGACCTCCCGGACAAGATCGGTCCGGTACATCGCGCAGTGGCTGCGCAGGTAGAGAACTTCCTTCCGGCTCTTCCGGCCGAAAAGCCGGCGGAAAAACGTCTCGAACGCTTTGCCGGCGCGCTTCCAGCGTGATACGAGCTCAAGCTTCCAGCTTCCGATCCCGGCGATCTTCGGCGACGCGATGATCCGGTTGATCAGGAAATCGAGCCAGAGGTCGTTGATGACGATCGTGTCGGTGTGAATGACCATGAAATACGGCGTATCGACCTCGGCAAGCGCAAGATCGAGCGCGCGGGCATGCATCTCCGGACCGGTTTCGCCCGGGACCGGCGGCCGCTCGATCAGCCTGATCCATTCGACGGAACGCAGGTATTCGGTCGACGCATCCTGCGAATCGTTGTCGACGACGATCACCCGGACCCGTTCGAGGTTCGTATGCCGGCGCAAAGAGCGCAGGCAGAGCTTCGTCAGGTCGACGGTCCTGTAATTCGGTATGATAATGGTTACTTCCGGCTTCTGCATTCTGCCCGCCCGTATTCCTGAATGTACTGTCAATCCATATTTCCTGAATAATATACCCTTTTTTATCGATTTGACAAGCAACCGCCGGAAAAATCCGCAAAAGACAGGAATTTCAGCTTCACGCCGGCGACAGTGCGGAACTGGAAACGGCTGCCGCCGCGCGAACCTTCCGGCGATTCGCGGCAAACGGCTCCAGCCGGAGCCGGACGCTGGAGCAGTCCGCCGTGATTTCCCGGCCGTCGGGGTCAACCCGGGGAGCGCCGAACATCTCCGGCGTGACGCCGAACATCATGCTGCCGCTCATTCCGGCGATCTCGATGAGGCCGTCGCTCTGCAGCGTGATCACCGCGTGGACCGGTTCGTCGTAAATGACCGTATTACCGGCCAGCCGCGCTTCCCGGTAAACCGCCTCCGGAAAGAGCCGGTGCGATTCGGCGCACCAGAAATGCGTCGTCGAATTGAGGTCGAGAAACGGCACCCCGTCGACGAAGCGCAGATAATCCACATGGTGATGCCCGTTGATGCAGAGCACGACGCGGCCGGGCGTCCGCTGCGACTCCCGCACGATCTTCAAAACCTCGCCGCGGTTCTTCACGCCGTGGACCGCCCGCTCGAAACTCTGGTGGCTGAAGAGGATGCACGGGTACGGCGACCCGAGAACCGTTTCACGCAGATAGGCGATCTGTTCCGGCGGCAGATACGGCAGCCGGCCGCCGTACGAATAGTAATTCTTCAGCTCGTAATGGATGTACCGGCCGTCGAGACAATAGTAGTTCGGGTCCAGCACGATCATGCGGAAATTGTTGCAGTCGAAATGATAATATCCGCACGGCGGAATGTTGTAAATCCGCTTGACGGCTTCGACCGGGCACTCGTCGCACTCGTGGTTGCCGAGCATGTGATAGGCCGGAATTCCGGAACGGTCGTAACGGTGGACGAAATCGACATATTTCTCCGGCGTATGGCAGAAATCCCCGAGGTGGATCATGAAATCGACCTTCTCCTCCCCGGCCCGTTCGAGAATCCGGTCCAGCCGCTTTTCCGGCGAGGAGTAGAAAACGCCGGGATGATGATGAAGATCCGCAAATGCGGTGAATTTTACACGCTGGATGCTCAAAATAACAAAACTCCCTCTATTGAAACGGATAAATGCGTCCGTTCCGCCGGACGCATTTTCCCGCATGATGCCGATTGCGGCGACTATTCGCCGGTGCCTTTCCCGTCGCTATCGGATTTCATTCTGTTCTTTCCGGGTGATCAGGCAGGCCATGACGCCGCCGGGGCGCGAAGCGGTATCCGCAGTGAACCGGAGCCGCCCGTCCGTGTACGCCGACGGGATTTCACCATTCGGCGTGCCGTCGAGCTTCAATGCTTCGACCCTGCCGCCGGAAGGCAGCGCCAGGGCGACTTCGACCCTTCCTTTTTCAAGCAGCAGCGGCGGTTTTCCCCAGCTTTCCAGGCGGGAGAGCCGCCCGTCCGAGAATTTCTGCTTCGTCGCGCCGAGGTTGGTCAGGTGAATCAGCAGAATGCGTCCGCTCTCCGCCAGCGGACGGTTGTCGAGCGACAGCAATGCGACGGTCTGGTAAACCGTTCCGTTCCGCAGTTCGGCAAAAGTTCCGGAAGCTTCGCGGCGGAAGGTGAACACTTCGCTTTTCGGCGTGACGACCGACAGCGTTTTCGCCGGCGCATCGAGCGTGATCTCCCCGGTGGCGGAGGTGATCCGGCCGGTCTCCTTCAGCCGTTCGAGAGCGCTCCGGGCCGCGGCCGGGAGCGCGGACTGCCGGCCGAGGTTCCCCGTCTCCAGCTTCCGGACGCCGGGAAAAGAGGCGGCGGCATTCAGCGTGCCGATCCGGGCATACAGCCCGAGCAGCGAAAATTCGTCCGGATAATCGGCCGCCTCCCCGAAGTTCTTCACGCCCCGTACCAGTTCCGGCGACCATTCGAAGGCGAAGGCCGGAGCGGCCGCCTTCACGTCGCCGCGCATGAAAAGCATATGGATGATCCGCTCGGCAAGCTGGCCCTGCGGGTCGTTCACGAGATCGAACCCCATCGGCTGCTCCGTCTTTTCCATGTACCGCCGGTCGTGCGACCACGCGAAGCGGTAAAGCCCGTCCCAGTCCTGAAGCCCGGCATAGCCGCCGGCCAGCGGCGCGGCCTCGACACGCCAGACATTCGGGTTGCAGAAATTGAATTCCGTGACGATATACGGCTTCCCGAAAACGCGCACCGGCATCATATTGCGCGGCAGGTGCGCCTTCCGGCCGATCGAGGAGCCCTGCGCATAGAGATGGGGCAGCCGCCACGGATTCGCCGCAAAACGCGGATGATCCCAATACTGGTGGTTGTCGACCAGGTCGAGTCCGCCGCGCATACCGGCGAGCGTGGTTTTGTTCAGGAAGTTCAGGTCGGTCACAAGCGCTGCCATCTTCAGCTCGTCCTTCAGATACCGGCTCTGCTCGGCGATGCATTTTTCCTGAAGAGAGTTCAGGAATTCCAGAAAAAGCCCGCCGCGCGAGGCCCGGTTCTCCGGGGTGTCGAGCTGATTCCGCTTCAGGTATTCGGCATACTTCGCCTCGTAGACCGGAATCAATTGCGGCCACTCGTCCCAGCATTGGGCGAGAACCGCTTCATTCATCAGGTTCACGCAGTAAAGCG
Proteins encoded in this window:
- a CDS encoding metallophosphoesterase family protein translates to MSIQRVKFTAFADLHHHPGVFYSSPEKRLDRILERAGEEKVDFMIHLGDFCHTPEKYVDFVHRYDRSGIPAYHMLGNHECDECPVEAVKRIYNIPPCGYYHFDCNNFRMIVLDPNYYCLDGRYIHYELKNYYSYGGRLPYLPPEQIAYLRETVLGSPYPCILFSHQSFERAVHGVKNRGEVLKIVRESQRTPGRVVLCINGHHHVDYLRFVDGVPFLDLNSTTHFWCAESHRLFPEAVYREARLAGNTVIYDEPVHAVITLQSDGLIEIAGMSGSMMFGVTPEMFGAPRVDPDGREITADCSSVRLRLEPFAANRRKVRAAAAVSSSALSPA
- a CDS encoding glycosyltransferase family 4 protein, whose amino-acid sequence is MKLLFPIFRYFPHGGLQRDMLRIAETAVKRGHAVTVCTMRWESPDAPPPGVTLKLLRGRGFSNHARARSFAAAVRRFAAAEKFDLIFGFNRMPGLDFYFAADNCFAKSAARHPVLVLALLPRYRTFLAYERAVFLPESKTRILYLTPNQKRDFMEVYGTPDERFTLLPPGIPADRRRPGNAGEVRERKRAELGVMPDETLLLEVGSGFRTKGVDRTLRALASLRGAAAEKTKLFIAGRESSGRFAALAADLKLTGRVTFGGGRDDVAELLLAADLVVHPARNEATGTVLVEALAAGTPVLCTENCGFANYVTESGGAVLPEPFDEGAFERLLEEILTSPGRLETMRSAAEAYGASADFYRRADAAVDCLEEAANG
- the rfaP gene encoding lipopolysaccharide core heptose(I) kinase RfaP; translation: MADHIDLAPEFAAAWKGRDPFEAVSELEGEVFRKVKSRRTFRFEFGGNGYFAKIHHGVGWREIIKNWLMGKRPVLGAQNEYNALALLHRVGVDTMTSRAYGCRGRNPARIESFLITAELKDMTSLEDFCRNWPENRPAPRLRHALNRRLAMMVKGMHDAGLNHRDCYLCHFLLDNATCADELPRLYVIDLHRAEIRKRVPYRYRVKDTAGICFSAMDIGLTRNDRFRFMKIYSGKTLRDTLREDAGFWRAVESAATKLYNKELRRQGAK
- a CDS encoding glycosyltransferase → MQKPEVTIIIPNYRTVDLTKLCLRSLRRHTNLERVRVIVVDNDSQDASTEYLRSVEWIRLIERPPVPGETGPEMHARALDLALAEVDTPYFMVIHTDTIVINDLWLDFLINRIIASPKIAGIGSWKLELVSRWKRAGKAFETFFRRLFGRKSRKEVLYLRSHCAMYRTDLVREVGLGFFDGDTAGKSLHLALVKAGYDMRFIESPELMKFVRHLNHATMILNPSPNDRKTSKPAARQRIERELESLHCREILADDELDRIVP